A window of the Juglans microcarpa x Juglans regia isolate MS1-56 chromosome 5D, Jm3101_v1.0, whole genome shotgun sequence genome harbors these coding sequences:
- the LOC121265946 gene encoding probable starch synthase 4, chloroplastic/amyloplastic isoform X4, whose product MIRYAEKNVLLLNQARVSALEDLEKIVTEKETLQGEINALETKLAETDARIKVAAQEKIRLELLEDQLEKLQNELAHRDVTELSEIDMNENHHKLLHHEAYVLDSVSSVSKELNSLREENISLKNDIEVLKTELSDVKDTDERVLLLERERSLLESSLKDLESKLSVSQEDVSKLSTLKAEYKSLWEKVENLQVLLDKATKQADQAIIVLQQNQELRKKVDKLEESLEEANVYKLSSEKLQQYNELMQQKIELLDDRLQRSDEEINSCVQLYQESVKEFQDTLNSLKEESKKRAADQYVDDMPLEFWSRLLLIIDGWLLEKKVSTNDANLLREMVWNRDGQIYNAYMACKEKTEREAITTFLRLISSPARPGLHIIHIAAEMAPVAKVGGLGDVVTGLSKSLQKRGHHVEIVLPKYDCMQYDRIRDLRALDVMVESYFAGQLFKNKIWLGTVEGLPVYLIEPHHPENFFWRGQFYGEHDDFKRFSFFSRAALELLLQAGKKPDIIHCHDWQTAFVAPLYWDLYAPKGFNSARICFTCHNFEYQGTAPASELASCGLDVHQLNRPDRMQDNSAHDRVNPVKGGIVFSNIVTTVSPTYAQEVRTAEGGRGLHSTLNSHSKKFIGILNGIDTDAWNPATDTFLKVQYTANDLQGKAENKEAMQRHLQLSSADIKKPLVGCITRLVPQKGVHLIRHAIYRTLELGGQFILLGSSPIPHIQREFEGIANHFQNHDHIRLILKYDESLSHSIYAASDMFIIPSIFEPCGLTQMIAMRYGSIPIARKTGGLNDSVFDIDDDTIPLEFRNGFTFLTPDEQGVNNALERAFNLYKNNRDIWKQLVQKDMNIDFSWDSSAAHYEELYSKSVARARAAIWT is encoded by the exons ATGATAAGATATGCAGAAAAAA ATGTCCTCCTTCTAAATCAAGCCCGAGTGAGTGCACTTGAAGATCTTGAAAAGATTGTCACTGAGAAGGAGACACTGCAAGGAGAGATCAATGCTTTGGAGACGAAACTGGCAGAAACTGACGCCCGGATTAAAGTTGCTGCCCAAGAAAAGATACGTCTGGAACTCCTGGAAGACCAGTTAGAGAAGCTGCAGAATGAACTGGCTCACAGGGATGTTACTGAGTTAAGTGAGATTGATATGAATGAGAATCATCACAAACTTTTGCATCATGAAGCGTATGTACTAGATAGTGTTAGTTCTGTTAGCAAGGAGCTTAACTCATTGAGGGAAGAGAATATCTCCCTCAAGAATGATATAGAAGTACTTAAGACTGAGCTTAGTGATGTCAAGGACACAGATGAGCGCGTGCTTTTACTGGAAAGAGAACGCTCCTTGCTGGAGTCTTCCTTGAAAGACTTGGAGTCTAAACTCTCTGTTTCTCAGGAAGATGTTTCCAAACTTTCCACTCTGAAAGCTGAATACAAGAGCTTGTGGGAGAAGGTAGAAAATCTACAGGTATTGTTAGATAAGGCAACAAAACAGGCAGATCAAGCTATTATAGTATTGCAGCAAAACCAAGAGCTCCGGAAAAAGGTTGATAAACTGGAAGAATCCCTTGAAGAAGCTAATGTCTATAAGCTCTCATCAGAAAAATTGCAACAATATAATGAACTAATGCAACAAAAAATCGAACTGTTGGATGATCGTCTTCAAAGGTCTGATGAAGAGATTAATTCTTGTGTACAATTATATCAAGAATCAGTGAAGGAATTTCAAGATACACTTAATAGTTTGAAAGAAGAGAGCAAGAAAAGGGCAGCAGATcaatatgtggatgacatgcctTTGGAATTTTGGAGCCGTTTATTGCTTATAATAGATGGTTGGTTGCTTGAGAAAAAAGTATCAACCAATGATGCAAATTTATTGAGAGAAATGGTATGGAACAGAGATGGACAGATTTACAATGCATACATGGCATGCAAGGAAAAGACTGAACGGGAGGCTATAACTACGTTTCTCAGGCTGATATCATCACCAGCAcg TCCAGGATTACATATCATTCATATTGCGGCAGAGATGGCACCGGTTGCTAAG GTGGGTGGTTTGGGGGATGTTGTAACTGGTCTTAGCAAATCTTTACAGAAGAGGGGACACCATGTCGAAATTGTTCTTCCAAAATATGACTGCATGCAATATGATCGAATTCGTGACTTAAGG GCCCTAGATGTGATGGTAGAATCATACTTTGCCGGTCAgctattcaaaaataaaatctggcTCGGCACTGTTGAAG GTCTTCCAGTTTATTTAATTGAGCCTCATCATCCTGAAAATTTCTTCTGGAGAGGACAATTTTATGGCGAGCATGATGATTTCaaacgtttttctttttttagccGTGCAGCACTTGAGTTACTTCTTCAAGCTGGCAAGAAACCAGACATAATTCATTGCCATGATTGGCAGACAGCTTTTGTT GCTCCACTTTATTGGGATTTATATGCCCCTAAAGGATTTAACTCAGCTAGAATATGTTTTACATGCCACAACTTTGAGTACCAAGGGACTGCTCCCGCTTCAGAATTGGCATCCTGTGGTCTCGATGTCCATCAGCTAAATAGACCAGATAGAATGCAAGATAACTCTGCACATGATAGGGTCAATCCTGTTAAG GGTGGAATTGTATTTTCCAATATTGTGACAACAGTATCGCCTACTTATGCACAAGAGGTGCGGACTGCTGAG GGAGGAAGAGGTCTTCATTCAACCCTTAATTCTCACTCCAAAAAGTTCATTGGAATTCTAAACGGAATTGATACTGATGCATGGAATCCTGCCACTGATACATTTCTCAAAGTCCAGTACACTGCAAATGATCTTCAAGGGAAAGCAGAAAATAAGGAAGCTATGCAAAGGCATCTACAGCTTTCTTCAGCAGATATCAAGAAGCCACTG gtaGGCTGCATAACAAGATTGGTGCCACAGAAAGGTGTTCATCTTATTAGACATGCAATATATCGAACATTGGAGTTGGGAGGACAGTTTATACTTCTTGGCTCAAGCCCAATCCCACATATTCAG AGAGAATTTGAGGGTATTGCAAACCATTTTCAGAATCATGATCACATTCGGTTGATATTGAAGTATGATGAGTCTCTTTCCCATTCCATATATGCAGCTTCTGATATGTTCATCATCCCATCTATCTTTGAGCCATGTGGCCTTACACAG ATGATAGCCATGAGATATGGTTCTATACCAATTGCAAGAAAAACGGGTGGTCTGAATGACAG TGTTTTCGACATTGATGATGATACAATACCTCTCGAATTTCGAAACGGATTTACATTTTTGACACCTGATGAACAG GGTGTAAACAATGCTTTGGAACGTGCATTTAACCTCTACAAAAATAACCGTGACATTTGGAAGCAGCTTGTTCAGAAGGACATGAATATAGATTTTAGTTGGGACTCTTCGGCAGCACACTATGAGGAACTCTACTCGAAGTCTGTTGCTAGAGCAAGGGCTGCAATTTGGACTTAA